The Hyalangium minutum genomic sequence GTGAGGCTGCGGCCGAAGCGCGCGCCCTCTTCGTCGGCCCAATCGACGATGTGAATCGTGACGGGTGGGCGTTCGCCCTTCGCGGCATAGACACGGAGGACCTCGAGACCTGCGAGCACGCCGAGGCAGCCATCGAGCCAGCCGCCACCGGGGACCGAGTCGAGGTGGCTGCCGATGACAATGCTCCGCTCGGAGGCGCCGGGGAGCGTGGTCCAGAGGTTACCGGCGCCATCCTGACGCACGGGGAGGGAGAGTTCCTCTTTCAGCTTGCCTGCGAACCACTCGCGCGCCTTGCGCCAGACGGGGCCCCACGCGACGCGCTGGGCGCCGCGCTCGTCGGAGGTGAGCTTCTCGAGTTCCTTCAGATCGGAGATCACGCGCTTCGAAGAAGGGTTCATGGACCCCTTCATAGCGCGGGTGCGGGGAGGGGTGGGCACGTCCCCGGCCGGAGCGGGTCAAAAGGACAAGACCTTTCCATGGGCGAAGAGCAACTGCCTGGCCTCTTTCCAACTCGGCATGAGTAGATTGCTTCCTGAATGCCTGTCGCGAACCCTGCCGCACACGAACTCCATGACCGGGGCCTGGCGTTGCTCCGATCAAACCGCGAGCGCGAGGCCGTATCATGCCTGCGTGAGGCGGTGGTGCTCTCGCCGGGTCATGCGGTCGCGCACTACCACCTCGGCATCGCCCACCGCCTCCTGGGGGAGCTCGAGGAGGCACGAGCCGAGCTGCGAACCGCGCTGGAGAGGGATCCCACGCTGGCTCCAGCCTGTGCGCAGCTGGGAGGACTTGCGCTCGTCTCGGGTGGACTCGAGGAGGCGCTCACGTGGTTTTCTCGGGCACTCACCCTCAAGCCTGGTCACCGCGTGTCGCGCTACCAGATGGGCATCGCACTGCGGTTCGCCGGATATCGGCAGGAGGCCATCGCGTTCCTGCGGGCAAGCCTCGAGCCAGGACCGGGAGCGCTTCCTCCGCTCCTGGAGCACCGGGTGCACGGACAGCTCACGGATGCCTTGAGCGACCTGGCCCCGGGACCGAGACCGTTGCCCCAGTGCGCCGCGCCCCTGCTGACGGAGTTGATCGATGTCGAGGCACCTGCCGCCGAGGATGCTCCGCCCTTGGAGGGCTCAGGGGAGCGGTCGCGGATCGTGACGCCTCTCGAGGCCGCGCAGGTGCTCTCCGAGGCTCGGTCCGTGCTGGCGCTGACGGGTTCGGGGATCTCGGTCGGTAGTGGCCTGGCCACACGCAAGGAGCTGTGGCAACGCTGGGACCGTGACGCGGCGGTGTCCGTGTTCAGGTTTCGCGAGGACCCTGGCGTGCTCTGGAAGGTGATTGCTGACTTCCTGGGCACGGGACCTCACGCTCCTGCCCCGGGACATCTCGCGCTGGCGGAGTGTCCGAACCTGATCGGCATCGTCACGCAGAACGTGGATGGGCTCCACCAAGCGGCGCACCGCACGGTGCACGGAGAGCAGGTACCGATGCCCTCGGTCATCGAGCTGCATGGCACACTGCTCGAGACCCGGTGCCATACCTGCCACTCCCGAACCGGCCGGGCCGCCACCTCCTTCCTGGAAGCCCCTCGGGCACATCCGCCCCTCTGTGAGAGCTGCGGCGGCCCGCTGCGGCCGGACGTCGTCCTTTTCGGGGAGAGGGTCTCTTCGGAGCGGATGCTCGAGGCCATCCAGCTCGTTCAGCGATGCGATGTGCTCCTGGTGGTTGGCACGGCCATGGATGTGGCTCCCGCGGCGGACCTTCCTCGGGTCGCTCGCGCGAGAGGGGCGGTTGTGATCGAGCTCAAGCGGACGCCCTCACTTCTGTCACGGAGCCTCGACACGCTGCTCGTGCCGGGAGAGGCGGACGTGGTGCTGCCCGCCCTGATGAGCGCTCTACGCGGTGATAACGCCTCGAAACGCACGCCTCCATCCCACGAGTAGCCCACACGAACCTCCGGCGCTGTCCCTCTCCATGCGCTGAGTCCAACACTGCCCTCGGCCCGAGGCGCACGTGGAACCTCGGGCGCTGCGTGACCAGCCTCGGTGCTGGGCAAGGGGGGCGAATCATGCGGCAGACCTGGAGAAGGCTCGCGAAGCAGGGGTGGATGCTGGCCGCGATGATGCTCGCGGCCTGTGCCTCCGAGCAGCCTGCGCCTTCCCTCACCTGGCACCGGGACGTTGCGCCGCTCATGCAGGAGCGGTGTGGAGGCTGCCACGTCGAGGGCGGCATCGCTCCGTTCGCGCTCCAGAGCCACGCGCAGGTCTTCGAGCGGAGAGCGGAGATCCGCGAGGCCGTGAGCTCGCGCCGCATGCCTCCCTGGCAGCCTGGGCCCGGCTGCGCGGAGTACCTCGACGACCTCTCTCTCTCCGAGGAGCAGATCACCCTGATCACCCGCTGGGTAGACGCCGGCGCTCCCGAGGGCAGCGTGCGTGACGCCCGACCCGTTGCGCCGAGCCCACCGGTGGGACTGTCTCGCGTGGACCTCGAGCTGCGGATGCCCCTCGAGTACACGCCCCAGAAGGCGCCAGATGACTACCGCTGCTTCATCCTCGACTGGCCCCATGAGCGGGCCCAATACATCACCGGGTTCAACGGCAAGCCCGGCACCCTGGCGGAGATCCACCATCTCATCGCGTACCTGATCCGCCCCGAGGAGGTGGCCCAGGTGCAGGCCTTGGACAACGCGGAGCCGGGTCCGGGCTACACCTGCTTCGGTGGGCCTGGGGGCAAAGGCGCGCAAGTGTGGCTGGGAGCCTGGGCGCCCGGAGCCATGGGCGGAGACTACCCCGAGCGGACGGGGCTGGAGATCCAGCCCGGCTCCAAGATCGTCCTTCAGGTCCACTACAACACCCACAGCGCGGCCCCGAGCCCGGACCGATCCTCGCTGCAGTTCAAGCTGGATGAGCGGGTCGACACCCCCGCGTACATGCTGCTGTGGACCGATGCCTCCTGGGTCTTGAACAAGACCATGGACATTCCCGCGGGCCAGGCCGATGTCATGCACCGCTGGACGTCCGAGCCCTCCTCGGTGCTGGAGGCCGTGACGCGGGGGGCGGTGCCCAACGGGGAGCCCCTCACCCTGCACACGGCCGCGCTGCACATGCACACGCTGGGCACGCGCGCGCGGCTGGAGGTGCTCCGCCAGGCGGGAGGAACGGAGTGCCTGTTGGACATTCCTCGCTGGAACTTCAGTTGGCAGAACAGCTACCGGCTGAGGGAGCCGCGCGAGCTGATGCCTGGAGATCGGCTCACCGTCGAGTGCCACTGGGACAACAGCGCTCCAGGCGCGGTGGACACCCACTGGGGCGAAGGCACCCACGACGAGATGTGCCTGGGCATCCTCTATATGACACCCAAGAAGACAACCGTGCGTTGAGGTGGGCTCGCTCCACGCACCCCCTCCCCAGACGAGGTGGGCCATTGCAGCTGCCGCTGGAAGTGGTGGCCCAGCATCTTCCGCTAGGGCGGCCTTCCTGGCGGCCCGCGTCACGGAGAAAAAATGTGGGGCGACCGATGACTTTTCCCACGGCGAGGAGTCTGAGCTTGAGAACCTCATGGGGTGGGCGTGGGCTCACCTGAAAGGAAGCAAGCCATGACGATCCTGACTGCGACTCCCTACCTCATCCTCAACGGCGCCGCCGCGCGCGCCATCCCCTTCTATGAGCAGGCGCTGGGAGCCAAGACCACGGCGATGCAGCGCTTCGGCGACGTGAACCAGAGCTGTCCCGAGGCACAGAAGCACCTGGTGATGCACGCGGAGCTCCGCGTGGGAGAAGCCCGGGTGATGATGAGCGATGGCCCGGGCGAAGGCGCTCTGCCGGTGGGCGGCGCCGTGAGTATCGCGCTGAACTTCAGTGATGCCGCCCAGCTTCGGCGCTCCTTCGATGCGCTCGCCGCCCAGGGCAAGGTCATCCAGCCGGTCATCGATGCGCCTTGGGGTGACGTGTTCGGCGTGGTCAGCGATCAGTTCGGCGTGAACTGGATGGTGACCGCACCGATTCCCAAGAGCTGAGTGGAAGCCGCGCTCGACACAGTGAGCGCACTCTCGCCAGAAGCTCGGGCGGCGGGTTCGATTGCCGCCGCTTCCAAGTAGAGCAACCCGCCGCTCTCAAGGCGCCGCCCTCTAAGAACGGGGGCGGCGCTCGCATTTTTGGGACCCAATCCGGTTTTTGGGACCCCAAAAGGACCAAACTGGAGACGGAAACGACATGAGCAAGACGTGGATCGGCAAGTGGAAGCGTATGCGTATAGGCGGGATAGAGGCCATGTGGAGGGTGAGGGCTGGAGCGGAGGTGCCCTGGAGGACCGCTGACGGGGGCCGCCCGAGCAGTGAGCCAAGCGGGTGGAGAAGCCGCGCAGCCCCTTCGAGTACACGCCGGCCCTGGCCGCCCTCCCATGAGGTGCGCGGCAGGGGCTTGGTTCTCTTGGCCCTGGCGGCTTGAGCCTCAACACCCCGCGGCCTGAGGGGGCTCGCGCGCTGGGGCCAGCCTCACACCTGCCGTGGGCAGGCCCAGGTGCTCCAGAATCGCTCGCACTCCTCCCGCCTCGTTCACGTACGCCAGCACTCGCCGTCTACCTCCACACCTCACGCAGGCGAACACCTCGAAGTCGAACGTCCTGCTGAGCAACTCGGCCCAGTCTACTCGCGGCCTCTTCTCCATCAGCGGCTCCTTGCTGGCCGCTGCCTGAGGCGAAGCCAGAGTCGCCATTCACCTCTGACACGTCACACCGCCGATGATGCGGGCGCTGCCACCTCTACAACGCCGGTGATCAGGCGGCCGCCGTCCCCTACGGACGGAGGTGGACGTCCGGCTCCCTCCCCGAAAACAGCCCCAGTGCGCCTCCCTGGAGGGCATCTCCCTGCGCGCCAATACACACCTGCCTGCCAAGACAGGCAGGGACTGGGATGAGGCTGACGTTCCGCACTGCGAGCCGCTGCATGCGGGACACGCTCCCGTCGGTTCCTGCTAAGGGGTTCTCCATGGCGCAGAAAGAAAAAACTCCGCAACCTGAGCGGTCCCACACGGACGAAAGCCTGCGCTCGGAGCGGGAGCACTCCGACCGTGAATACAGTAAGACGCAGAGTGCGACTGAAGAAGCGTCAGACGCCTCTGTCCAGACGGCCCGGGGAATGGCTGATCAGCTTTCCCAAGAGGCCCGCGACATCGCGGATGTGAAGCTGGCGCGGAGCAAGGCGTCCCCAGAAGCACGTGAGAGCGTTGACCGAGAGCGGGCACACGAGGATGCAGCCTTGCAGGGGGAGCGTGAGGCTTCTGACGCGGAAATGGAGGCCGAGCGCGTGGAGGGCAAGCGCGCGTTGGCTGCCCTCCTCTGCCTGGAACGAAAGGAAACGGATACGCGCCTCCTCTTGGAGCGGGCGCGCTCCGATGAAGGGCTTGCGACGCGGGATGATTTCCTGGGGATGGTCAGCCACGACGCGCGCACGCTTCTTGCGGGGATCGCTTTGCAGGCGACCCTTCTCAAGCGGAACGTCGCTGAAGATGAGGCGGGCAGGAGGACCGTACAAGGCCTCGAGAAGATCGAGCGCTTCACGGCGCGGTTGAACCGGCTGCTCGGAGACTTGATGGATGTGGCCAGTATCGAGGCGGGCAAGCTCCTCGTCGTCCCAGTATTGCAGGATGCAACCGCGCTTGTGCGGGAGTCAGCCGAGGCGTTCCACCCTCTGGCCACTGCCCAGGGCCTCTCTCTCTCCGTGGAGATCCGCGGGAAGGATTTGAAGGCGAAATTTGACCATGAGCGTGTCCTTCAGGTCCTCGCCAACCTGTTGAGCAATGCCATCAAGTTTACCAAGCCAGGAGGCAGGATTTCGATCCGATTGGAGTCTTTGGGCCACGAGGTTCACTGCTCTGTAACGGACACCGGCGCGGGAATCCCGAGCCATCAACTCGACGCCGTATTCGAGCGTTTCTGGCAAGCCCAAAGCAGGGATCGGCGAGGGATGGGGCTCGGCCTCTACATCTCCAAGTGCATTGTGGAAGCTCACGGTGGGCGTATCTGGGCCGAGAGTCAGCCGGGCGTGGGCAGCACCTTCACGTTCACTCTTCAGGGTGCCCCTACCGAGTCGCGGTAGAGCCCTCCGGCTGAGAGAAGAGGATGGCGAGAGGTGTCTGGAGGAGAGCATCCCATCGAGCGCCGGTCGGCTGCTCACTGCTGGCCAGGCCCCCCGACTTGAGGTGCCCGGAGCCTGTGCGCGTGTTCCTGGGTATTGGCACCTTATTTTCCCAGGATGACGACGATGCTGCCCAAGCTCCCAAGACCCAAGCCGGAACGCCAACAGACCGACCGAAGCCTGTACGTCGAGCGTCAAAAGACCGACCAGGAGTTTGGCAGGCGGGAGGCGTCCATCGTGAAGGACGCGGATGCAGGCGTCCGGGAGGCTCGTGGGCGTGCCGACGAAGCGCTCGACGAGGCGCGGGAGCAGGCGGACGGAACGCTGGAGGGGGGTTCTTCGTGGGAACACCTTCGAGCGCTCGGGCAGGAGCGTACCCAGCAGGCTGCCGCCCTTCATCAGGAGCGGCTCACCGTCGATGAGAAGTTGCTCAGCGAGCGTCAAGAACGGATGCAGGCGCTGGTGAATCTCTTTCTGCGTGAGCGTCAGCAGACGGACGAACGGCTACTGACTGAACTCGGACGTGCCGATGCCACCCTGACGGCAAGGGATGACTTCATGGGAATGGTCTTCATGCAGCTGCCCATGCCCATCTGCCTGACGCGGGGGAGCGACCATGTCTTTGAGCTGGCCAATCCTTCGTACCTGCGGCTGGTGGGCAAGAGGGAGCTGGCGGGCCAGAGCATTCGCAGGGCGCTCCCTGAGCTGGAAGGACAGCCATTCTTCGAGCTGATGGACCGCGTCTTCGCCTCAGGAGAGGCCTTTCACGGAAACGAGATGCCCGCTCGGCTCCATATGGGTGAAGGCGAGCTGACGGAGGAGCGCTTCTTCAACTTCGTCTACCAGCCGCTTCTCGGGCTCGACGGAAAGGTGGATGGCATCGTCACCTTCGCGTTCGAGGTGACAGAGCAGATTCGGGCGAGACAGAAACTACAGGAGGCCGAACGCCGTGCGCGATTCCTGGGGGAGGCCAGTGCGTTGCTGGGTGCCTCGCTGGAGCTCACCCTCACGCTCAACCGCCTGGCAAGCCTGGCGCTCCCGAGTCTCGCGGACTTCTGTGTCGTGGACGTGGCCGATGACGAACGACGGATCACTCGCGCAGCGACTGCTCATATTGACGCGGTCAAGGAGAACCTCCTGCGGGAGCTGGACCGTCGTCAGCCCATGACGTGGGACTCGTCACACCCCGTCCCTCGGGTCTTTCGCACAGGGCAGTCCGAGTTCCTGCCTGAGACGACTCACGAGGCAATTGCCGCACGACCCCAGGATGCGGAGCACGCCACGCTCATGCGGCAGCTCGGTGTCCGCTCGTACATGGCGGTGCCCATGCTCGCACGAGGAAGGACCATTGGAGTGCTCAGCTTTGGATTGACGGAGCCGGGGCGGAGGTACACGACTGATGATCTGCTTCTTGCCCAGGAGCTTGCCGAGCGGGCCGCCCATGCGGTGGACAATGCCCGGCTCTACAGCGAGGCGCAGCAGGCCATCCGCATTCGGGATGAGTTTCTCTCCATTGCCAGTCACGAACTGAGGACGCCGCTGACTCCCATCCAGCTTCACCTTCAGAGCCTGACCCAGGACGCACGCGAGGAGCGGACGGACAAGTTGGACTCCTCGAAGCTGAGGCGGAAGCTCGAGACCCTTGGCCGACAGGTCCACCGGCTCAAGTTGCTTGTCTATGGCTTGCTCGATGTTTCCCGGCTCAGTGGCCATGACTTCAAACTGGAGATCGAGCGGGTGGACCTCTTGGAGCTCATCTCCGAGGTGACAGCACGATTCCGAGCCGAAGCGGAGCAGACGAAGACACCGCTGGAGGTGAATGTGCCCGCCTCGCTGATAGGGGAGTGGGACAGAATTCGCGTGGATCAGATCATGACGAACCTGGTCAGCAATGCCCTGAAGTTCGGCAAAGGGAAGCCGGTGACGGTCTCCGCCACGAGCGACGGCGAGTCGGCCCTCATCCAGGTTCGGGACCTGGGGATCGGCATCGCCCCGGAGGACCAGGAGCGCATCTTTCAGCGCTTCGAGCGGGCGGTGCCCACCCGCCATTTCGGAGGCTTTGGGCTCGGGCTGTGGATCGTGCGTCAGATTGTGGAAGCCCTCGGGGGCACCATCTGCGTGGAGAGCGAGCTGGGGAGGGGCGCCACGTTTACCGTCGAACTTCCGCTTCAGGCGAGGAGGGCCCGTTGATGGAGACGATCCTCCACTCTATTCACGAGGGCTCACTGGGGGGTCACCTTCCACAGCTGCCCCGAGACATTGCCTGTCTTGGCGAGGATGGGGATGTTGTTGGCCTTGCCGTCATTGACGATTTCCAGCGACATGCCATCGCCCTGCGCCTGGGTCGTCAGCCGGTAGGTGCCGTTGGCCTCCGGAGTCAGCTTCCATCGCTGCTCCGGAACAGCCGCCGAGTTGACGAGGAGGGGGCGATTGCCGGCGGTGTTGGCCAGGGACAGGCTGGTCCCACGCCACTGGGTCGTCAGTCGGTAGAAGCCGTTGGCCTCCGGAGTCAGCTTCCACATCTGTCCCCAGACATTGCGTGTCTTGGCGAGGATGGGCACGTTGTTGGCCTTGCCGTCATAGAAGATGTCCAGCGACATGCCATCGCCCTGCGCCTGGGTCGTCAGCCGGTAGTAGCAGCGGGCATCGAAGGCGGCGGACACCGGCGGCGGGGTGGGTGTCGTGGGCGGGGTGGGTGTCGTGGGCGTGGGCACCTGCCACACCTGCTGGAGCAGCGCGAGCATGCCCGGGTCGTGCTTGCCCAGCTCTTCATGTGTGAAGGGATAGAAGTCGTTGCGGCCGAAGAGCGCCTCCGAGTTCTCCGCGAAGAACTCCCACTCGTCGTTCATGGCATAGGCACGCTGGAACGTGTTGGGCACCCCGGGCCCACGCCAGCGCTCCACGCAGTCGTAGCTCTTGCTTGCAACCGCGCGCGCATAGGCAGCCGCGAGGCCGGCGTGCTCGCCGAGCACCTGGTCGTGATAGGCGTGGCTGAGCTCGTGGAGCACGAACAGGGGCATCCGCTTGGATTCCTTCTCGAAGATGAAGACGTTCGAGAACTCGATGCTCTTCACCATCGCCCGGGTGCGACCATTCTGGATCATCCAGTCCTCGGCAGCATGGTACCGAGCCACCGGCTCCTCGTTGGGATAGGGCGGCGACAGCCACAGCGTCACCTTGCGGAGCTGAGCCACGGGGCCCGCAGGGACGATCCGGACGATCTCCTTGAGCTGCGCCGCCAGGATCACCAGGGCCTTGTCCGTCACGGGCTTGTTCGCCGCTGTCAGCAGGCGGTCATCGATGCGAACCGTCCAGCCCTCGAGGGTCTGGGTCTGGTAGGTGGGAACGGGGCTGGCCGCGGAGGCGACGCAAGCGAATGCCAGGGCGGCCAGGAGGAGCCATTTGGGAGAGTGCATGCCTCATCCTAATCCCAACCAAGCGCGTCCGTGGCCGAAGGTGGGGCCCCCTCTGATCCCACGGAGCGCCGTCAAGCCCGCCGCCTCCAAGGCGAGCAACACCTCACGCAGGCGAACACGTTGAGCCTCGTCATCGGCGTGTGACGTAGGGAGCTGGAGGCCTGCCGCCCCCGGGCACGGCCTTCTTCACCTCAGAGTATGTCTTGACACGCATATACTCCATCGGGCATATACCGCTTGTGGAATCTGCCTTCGACATCATCGCCGAGCCAAACCGCCGGGCGATCCTGAGCCTGCTGGCCTCCTCGGAGAGGTCCGTGGGGGAGATTGAACAGCAGCTCCAGATGCCCCAGCCGTCGGTCTCCAAGCACCTGCGCGTGTTGCGCGAGGCGGGCTTCGTCGAGGCGCGCGTCGACGCGCAGCGCCGCGTCTACCGGATCCGGCCCGAGCCCCTCATGGAGGTGGACGCCTGGCTGGTTCCCTTCCGGCGCTTCTGGTCCGCCCACGTCGATGCACTCGAACGCCACCTGGATCGCATGGATCAGTTGCCGCCCAAGAAAGGGAAGAAGCGATGAACCGTCGTGAGAAATACACACCGGGTGCCGCAGCCGGCGCCAAGGTCCAAAAAGAGGGGGAGAAGTGGACGCTCGTGCTCGTCCGAGACCTCCGCCACCCTCCTGCCAAGGTCTGGGAGGCGATCACGGACCCCGAGCACCTCCGCGAATGGGCTCCGTTCGATTCGGACCGGAGCCTCGGGGCCGTGGGCACCGCCAGGCTCTCGACCGTGGGGGCGCCAACGCCGATGGTCTCCGAGACCCAGGTGAAGCGGGCCGATGCGCCCAAGCTGCTGGAGTACAG encodes the following:
- a CDS encoding Sir2 family NAD-dependent protein deacetylase, with amino-acid sequence MPVANPAAHELHDRGLALLRSNREREAVSCLREAVVLSPGHAVAHYHLGIAHRLLGELEEARAELRTALERDPTLAPACAQLGGLALVSGGLEEALTWFSRALTLKPGHRVSRYQMGIALRFAGYRQEAIAFLRASLEPGPGALPPLLEHRVHGQLTDALSDLAPGPRPLPQCAAPLLTELIDVEAPAAEDAPPLEGSGERSRIVTPLEAAQVLSEARSVLALTGSGISVGSGLATRKELWQRWDRDAAVSVFRFREDPGVLWKVIADFLGTGPHAPAPGHLALAECPNLIGIVTQNVDGLHQAAHRTVHGEQVPMPSVIELHGTLLETRCHTCHSRTGRAATSFLEAPRAHPPLCESCGGPLRPDVVLFGERVSSERMLEAIQLVQRCDVLLVVGTAMDVAPAADLPRVARARGAVVIELKRTPSLLSRSLDTLLVPGEADVVLPALMSALRGDNASKRTPPSHE
- a CDS encoding VOC family protein — encoded protein: MTILTATPYLILNGAAARAIPFYEQALGAKTTAMQRFGDVNQSCPEAQKHLVMHAELRVGEARVMMSDGPGEGALPVGGAVSIALNFSDAAQLRRSFDALAAQGKVIQPVIDAPWGDVFGVVSDQFGVNWMVTAPIPKS
- a CDS encoding ATP-dependent helicase HrpA gives rise to the protein MEKRPRVDWAELLSRTFDFEVFACVRCGGRRRVLAYVNEAGGVRAILEHLGLPTAGVRLAPAREPPQAAGC
- a CDS encoding sensor histidine kinase gives rise to the protein MAQKEKTPQPERSHTDESLRSEREHSDREYSKTQSATEEASDASVQTARGMADQLSQEARDIADVKLARSKASPEARESVDRERAHEDAALQGEREASDAEMEAERVEGKRALAALLCLERKETDTRLLLERARSDEGLATRDDFLGMVSHDARTLLAGIALQATLLKRNVAEDEAGRRTVQGLEKIERFTARLNRLLGDLMDVASIEAGKLLVVPVLQDATALVRESAEAFHPLATAQGLSLSVEIRGKDLKAKFDHERVLQVLANLLSNAIKFTKPGGRISIRLESLGHEVHCSVTDTGAGIPSHQLDAVFERFWQAQSRDRRGMGLGLYISKCIVEAHGGRIWAESQPGVGSTFTFTLQGAPTESR
- a CDS encoding sensor histidine kinase — translated: MLPKLPRPKPERQQTDRSLYVERQKTDQEFGRREASIVKDADAGVREARGRADEALDEAREQADGTLEGGSSWEHLRALGQERTQQAAALHQERLTVDEKLLSERQERMQALVNLFLRERQQTDERLLTELGRADATLTARDDFMGMVFMQLPMPICLTRGSDHVFELANPSYLRLVGKRELAGQSIRRALPELEGQPFFELMDRVFASGEAFHGNEMPARLHMGEGELTEERFFNFVYQPLLGLDGKVDGIVTFAFEVTEQIRARQKLQEAERRARFLGEASALLGASLELTLTLNRLASLALPSLADFCVVDVADDERRITRAATAHIDAVKENLLRELDRRQPMTWDSSHPVPRVFRTGQSEFLPETTHEAIAARPQDAEHATLMRQLGVRSYMAVPMLARGRTIGVLSFGLTEPGRRYTTDDLLLAQELAERAAHAVDNARLYSEAQQAIRIRDEFLSIASHELRTPLTPIQLHLQSLTQDAREERTDKLDSSKLRRKLETLGRQVHRLKLLVYGLLDVSRLSGHDFKLEIERVDLLELISEVTARFRAEAEQTKTPLEVNVPASLIGEWDRIRVDQIMTNLVSNALKFGKGKPVTVSATSDGESALIQVRDLGIGIAPEDQERIFQRFERAVPTRHFGGFGLGLWIVRQIVEALGGTICVESELGRGATFTVELPLQARRAR
- a CDS encoding RICIN domain-containing protein — translated: MHSPKWLLLAALAFACVASAASPVPTYQTQTLEGWTVRIDDRLLTAANKPVTDKALVILAAQLKEIVRIVPAGPVAQLRKVTLWLSPPYPNEEPVARYHAAEDWMIQNGRTRAMVKSIEFSNVFIFEKESKRMPLFVLHELSHAYHDQVLGEHAGLAAAYARAVASKSYDCVERWRGPGVPNTFQRAYAMNDEWEFFAENSEALFGRNDFYPFTHEELGKHDPGMLALLQQVWQVPTPTTPTPPTTPTPPPVSAAFDARCYYRLTTQAQGDGMSLDIFYDGKANNVPILAKTRNVWGQMWKLTPEANGFYRLTTQWRGTSLSLANTAGNRPLLVNSAAVPEQRWKLTPEANGTYRLTTQAQGDGMSLEIVNDGKANNIPILAKTGNVSGQLWKVTPQ
- a CDS encoding ArsR/SmtB family transcription factor translates to MESAFDIIAEPNRRAILSLLASSERSVGEIEQQLQMPQPSVSKHLRVLREAGFVEARVDAQRRVYRIRPEPLMEVDAWLVPFRRFWSAHVDALERHLDRMDQLPPKKGKKR
- a CDS encoding SRPBCC family protein, which encodes MNRREKYTPGAAAGAKVQKEGEKWTLVLVRDLRHPPAKVWEAITDPEHLREWAPFDSDRSLGAVGTARLSTVGAPTPMVSETQVKRADAPKLLEYSWGGQDIRWELEPLAGQGTRLTLWHNIDRRFIAMGAAGWHICLDVLDGLLAGEPIGRLVAADALKFDGWQRLHAEYAQQFGVETPGFPPLPRT